In the genome of Cellvibrio sp. KY-YJ-3, one region contains:
- a CDS encoding tryptophan halogenase family protein: MNNKIASVVIVGGGTAGWLTAGRIAAQHRTQTGSTISVTLVESPTIPIIGVGEGTWPTMRSTLMKLGISETDFIRECDASFKQGAKFARWVTGTPDDFYYHPLMLPQGFGKTNMAAHWQALRNEQQLQESFSAATCFQEAICELGLAPKMITTPEFNSVANYAYHLNAGKFSTFLQKHCTEKLGVLHVLADVVSINSADNGDIRSVTTAQAGEISGDLFVDCTGFQSLLLGQHLQVPFVDCSDVLFIDNALAVQIPYDSDDAPIASHTISTAQDAGWIWDIGLIHRRGVGHVYSSRHTSEDQATAKLAAYIGPAFNNASLRKIPLPCGHRDIFWKNNCVAVGLSAGFLEPLEASALVLVELSASMIAEQLPACRALMDITAKRFNETFRYRWDRIIDFLKLHYILSKRTDNAFWIDNRDPATIPASLQELMQLWRYQPPGDHDFTSNNEVFPAASYQYVLYGMGFETCYDYSEHLLRDNQFAQEQFMKNKKTIEQVTRSLPSNRELLQKIHLHGLQTL, translated from the coding sequence ATGAATAATAAAATTGCATCAGTTGTCATTGTCGGCGGCGGCACCGCAGGCTGGCTTACCGCCGGGCGTATCGCGGCGCAACATCGCACCCAAACCGGCAGCACGATTAGTGTCACACTGGTTGAATCCCCCACTATTCCCATTATCGGCGTTGGCGAAGGCACTTGGCCCACCATGCGCTCTACCTTAATGAAACTGGGCATTTCCGAAACGGATTTTATTCGCGAGTGCGACGCCTCGTTTAAGCAGGGTGCAAAATTTGCCCGCTGGGTCACTGGCACACCCGATGATTTTTATTATCACCCCTTAATGCTGCCGCAGGGTTTTGGCAAAACCAATATGGCGGCCCATTGGCAAGCGCTGCGCAACGAGCAACAGCTGCAAGAATCGTTTTCCGCAGCGACCTGTTTTCAGGAAGCCATTTGCGAATTAGGCCTTGCGCCTAAAATGATTACCACCCCGGAATTTAATTCCGTCGCCAATTACGCTTACCATTTAAATGCGGGAAAATTTTCCACCTTTTTACAAAAACACTGCACCGAAAAACTCGGCGTACTGCATGTGTTAGCCGATGTGGTGAGTATTAATTCCGCCGACAATGGCGATATTCGCTCAGTCACTACCGCACAAGCCGGTGAAATTTCCGGTGATTTATTTGTGGATTGCACCGGCTTTCAATCACTGTTGTTAGGCCAACATTTGCAAGTGCCCTTTGTGGATTGCAGCGATGTGTTATTTATTGATAATGCACTTGCCGTGCAAATTCCCTACGACAGCGACGACGCTCCTATCGCCTCGCATACTATTTCCACCGCGCAGGACGCCGGTTGGATTTGGGATATAGGCTTAATTCATCGCCGTGGTGTCGGTCACGTATATTCCAGTCGTCATACCAGTGAAGACCAAGCCACCGCAAAACTCGCCGCCTATATTGGCCCGGCGTTTAACAATGCCAGCTTGCGCAAAATCCCCCTGCCCTGCGGCCACCGCGATATTTTCTGGAAAAATAATTGTGTGGCCGTGGGTTTGTCTGCCGGTTTTCTTGAACCGCTGGAAGCATCGGCACTGGTATTAGTGGAGCTATCGGCAAGCATGATCGCCGAACAATTGCCCGCCTGCCGCGCGTTGATGGATATCACCGCCAAACGTTTTAACGAAACATTCCGCTACCGCTGGGATCGCATTATTGATTTCCTGAAACTGCATTACATTTTAAGTAAACGCACCGACAATGCATTCTGGATAGACAACCGCGACCCGGCGACTATTCCTGCAAGCCTGCAAGAATTAATGCAGTTGTGGCGCTACCAGCCGCCAGGTGATCACGACTTCACCAGCAATAACGAAGTGTTTCCGGCCGCCAGTTATCAATATGTGCTTTACGGTATGGGTTTTGAAACCTGTTACGACTACAGCGAGCACCTGCTGCGCGACAACCAGTTTGCACAAGAACAATTTATGAAAAATAAAAAGACCATCGAACAGGTAACACGCAGCCTGCCGAGCAACCGCGAGTTGCTGCAAAAAATTCACCTGCATGGTTTGCAAACATTGTAA
- a CDS encoding sensor histidine kinase: MMNTQDKTPVAGASEPMQPFLTDLCSSQSVFLLVLVAELLALLLTISASAGLQHFDWDKLALISVQIQWVVLFSAIALCRLRFWLGRQDHVRAGIASYALVLGITLVLSSAGQWIIYGVSGLALVEDYEFEFNSWQLLNNMVIAAILGGILLRYLYLQQQLRNQQQAEMQARIQALQSRIRPHFLFNSMNSIASLIATDPDTAERVVEDLSELFRASLAEPSLIPLERELSLCKHYLDIEQLRLGRRLQVDWQIGECNKQLKIPSLMLQPLVENAIFHGVEPLPRGGKITVKVSQNDKQLSIVITNPYMLAKKNQPNSEPAQRHNRMALDNIRRRLTAHFGATARLSSSAENGVFTTYIFCPLTP, translated from the coding sequence ATGATGAACACTCAGGACAAAACACCTGTCGCGGGCGCGAGCGAACCAATGCAGCCCTTTCTGACGGATTTATGCAGCAGTCAGTCGGTGTTTTTATTGGTGTTGGTGGCGGAATTACTGGCGCTGCTGCTGACCATTAGCGCCTCGGCTGGTCTACAGCATTTTGACTGGGACAAACTGGCGCTGATCTCGGTGCAAATCCAGTGGGTAGTGCTGTTTAGCGCAATCGCCCTGTGTCGCCTGCGTTTTTGGCTGGGGCGGCAAGATCATGTACGCGCGGGTATTGCCAGTTATGCCCTGGTGCTGGGCATTACCCTGGTGTTATCCAGTGCTGGGCAGTGGATTATCTATGGCGTGAGCGGCCTCGCGTTAGTCGAGGATTACGAATTTGAATTTAACAGCTGGCAGCTGCTGAACAACATGGTTATTGCCGCCATTTTAGGTGGCATTTTGTTGCGCTACCTATATTTGCAGCAGCAGTTGCGCAATCAGCAGCAAGCGGAAATGCAGGCGCGCATTCAAGCCTTGCAATCGCGTATTCGCCCGCACTTTTTATTCAATAGCATGAATTCCATCGCCAGTTTAATTGCGACGGATCCGGATACCGCCGAGCGGGTGGTGGAAGACTTGTCCGAATTATTTCGCGCCAGTCTGGCCGAACCGAGTTTAATTCCGCTCGAACGTGAACTAAGTTTATGTAAACACTATCTGGATATTGAGCAGTTGCGCCTGGGTAGGCGCCTGCAGGTGGATTGGCAAATTGGCGAGTGCAATAAACAGCTAAAAATTCCCAGTTTGATGCTGCAGCCATTGGTTGAAAACGCGATTTTCCACGGTGTGGAGCCACTGCCGCGCGGCGGAAAAATTACAGTTAAGGTATCGCAGAACGATAAGCAGCTGAGCATTGTTATTACCAACCCCTATATGCTCGCGAAAAAAAATCAACCCAATAGCGAACCGGCGCAACGTCACAACCGCATGGCATTGGATAATATCCGCCGCCGCCTGACCGCCCATTTTGGGGCGACGGCGCGGCTCTCCAGCAGTGCAGAAAATGGCGTGTTTACGACTTACATTTTTTGCCCGCTCACACCATAA
- a CDS encoding LytTR family DNA-binding domain-containing protein, which translates to MELLIVDDETLARQRLLRMVEKIDGFQVVAEADNAEAALIAIAEHDPDIVLLDIRMPGRDGLSLAKDISQLEDPPVVIFCTAFDQYALDAFGTNAVGYLLKPVKAEQLLQVLEKAKKLNKIQRLAVQQPKITENQRSHISAKTRRGVELIALDDIRYFQADQKYVTVFHRGGEHLLDETLKELEEEFNGRFVRIHRNSLVSIKHIEALERNGQGQYHVRLADTAARPIISRRHVSDLKELLKII; encoded by the coding sequence ATGGAATTACTGATTGTTGACGACGAAACTCTGGCGCGGCAGCGCTTGCTGCGCATGGTGGAAAAGATTGATGGCTTTCAGGTGGTGGCCGAGGCCGATAACGCCGAGGCAGCACTCATCGCCATTGCCGAACACGACCCGGATATTGTATTGCTGGATATTCGCATGCCTGGCCGCGATGGTTTGAGTTTGGCCAAAGACATTAGCCAACTGGAAGATCCGCCCGTTGTTATTTTTTGCACCGCATTCGATCAATACGCGCTTGATGCTTTTGGTACCAATGCTGTCGGTTATTTATTAAAGCCGGTCAAAGCAGAGCAATTATTGCAAGTGCTGGAGAAGGCAAAAAAGCTCAATAAAATCCAGCGTCTCGCCGTGCAGCAACCAAAAATCACAGAAAATCAGCGCAGCCATATTTCCGCTAAAACCCGCCGCGGCGTGGAATTAATCGCGCTGGACGATATTCGTTATTTTCAGGCTGATCAAAAATATGTTACGGTTTTTCATCGCGGCGGTGAGCATTTACTGGATGAAACACTAAAAGAATTGGAAGAAGAATTTAACGGGCGTTTTGTGCGTATTCATCGCAATTCGCTGGTGTCCATCAAACATATTGAAGCGCTGGAGCGCAACGGGCAGGGGCAGTACCACGTGCGTTTGGCCGATACTGCCGCGCGCCCGATTATTAGCCGGCGCCATGTGAGTGATTTAAAAGAATTGTTGAAAATAATCTGA
- a CDS encoding SapC family protein, whose product MTQFVALHNQHHQQLRIDPERIEALGAHQHMVPVVLSEFLKLVVHYPIVFSKNSETGQFVCSALLGFTAGENLFWQNNQWQGIYTPLQIMRQPFFIGEQQGQTIICIDMESNVLTTGKGEAIFDSSGQETDYLQQAKTRLAALINGENETQVFIKTLLALNLIMPMALDISFANQQQQRIQGLYTINEETLAQLGSEQLMQLQQQGYLKPIYTMIASLGQIYALIQKKNAQLGLA is encoded by the coding sequence ATGACGCAATTTGTCGCACTGCATAATCAACACCACCAACAACTGCGCATAGACCCGGAGCGCATTGAAGCGCTGGGTGCACACCAACATATGGTGCCGGTGGTGCTGAGTGAATTTTTAAAACTGGTGGTGCACTACCCCATAGTATTTAGCAAAAATAGCGAGACCGGCCAGTTTGTGTGTAGCGCATTGTTGGGGTTTACCGCTGGGGAAAATCTGTTTTGGCAAAACAATCAATGGCAGGGAATTTACACACCGCTACAAATTATGCGCCAGCCATTTTTTATTGGCGAACAGCAAGGGCAAACCATTATTTGTATCGATATGGAGAGCAATGTATTAACAACCGGCAAAGGCGAAGCTATTTTTGATAGCAGTGGGCAAGAGACCGATTATTTACAGCAAGCAAAAACACGCCTCGCCGCGCTCATTAACGGCGAAAATGAGACCCAGGTGTTTATCAAAACGTTACTGGCGCTAAATTTGATTATGCCCATGGCACTGGACATCAGTTTTGCCAACCAACAGCAACAGCGCATCCAGGGTTTATATACCATCAATGAAGAAACACTGGCACAACTGGGTAGCGAGCAACTGATGCAGTTACAGCAGCAGGGTTATTTAAAACCCATCTACACCATGATTGCTTCACTCGGGCAGATTTACGCACTGATCCAGAAAAAAAATGCACAACTTGGATTGGCGTGA
- a CDS encoding TonB-dependent receptor — protein sequence MLLFALAVGTPLSAQAENNSLDKIIQFNIPQQRADLSLTEFAEQADITLLFPFNDAMEITTNKLVGRYSIEQAARLLVANTNLSVKIDEKGLLTITTHQSLEELDSMHNKNKLSAIIGIVTSMAGVQALAQDTTAPLGANDQVEELMVTGIRGSLQRAMDVKRAAGGVVDAISSEDIGKFPDTNVAESLQRITGVSIDRSGGEGQLITVRGFGPEFNTVLINGRQMATENMSRAFSFDTVASELVSGLEVHKTSTATMQSGGVGSTVNVKTARPFAIGDFKVAGSVKAAMEENSEETTPQISGLVSNVFNDGQFGVLLAVSHQERDTRLNQAQMDGWLENVGIPTEELNGGAGVPAGTTIFSPRNYDHKVTFEERTRTNASLVLQFAASDDLTITTDAIYSDFDIETNALSYGHWFTAPNITDAITDENGTVTDLRQEVGLATDMHAKKFDRLTETSLLGFNADWQVSDKLNLNFDATYSKAERDANNGGGDQLSLIGYANRVRFQVDDGILPVASEFDTASPDIFSGQQELDGTAYRDPSAPNYVAPAGVGDFLDKDNSRAHVMLRRGWAVEDEVSQFKMDGTWDEGTDSGLVKVKFGTMFSTESKALDRWDNEGVGIHCTYCGYPDSPIIPADMQYVFDAGSDFLSDVSGSGRMPTQWLAHDGEAQFAYLESTSGRNFDAVKRDNSFVVDEDTISFYLESEFAGDLGGMPISAIGGVRVESTDVKVRGTEAPVTGLRILDETEMLAEFGTAQAISEDSSYDAILPNMSIKLEITDDMVVRAAASKSLTRPTLTSMAPVTVITTTRQGGNLTSTSGNAALEPFESDNFDLSWEWYYDDASYVSAGYFKKDVANFIVNSVADKTFTLPNGSLLTDPSTGTNTNAPDAGDSVAVFKNTLPNNGENATVDGVELGIQHTFGETGFGVMFNTTLVDSDAELDPADVTQVFALTGLSDSMNLVGFYEQGPIQIRLAYNQRGDFVQSLTQSNGNGPTIVEDYEQWDLSASYDITDEITVFVEGINLTEEYVHKRGRYANQLLLVEDSGRRWALGVRASF from the coding sequence ATGTTACTGTTTGCCCTCGCGGTCGGCACACCGCTGTCCGCGCAGGCAGAAAATAATAGCCTCGACAAAATTATCCAGTTCAATATTCCTCAGCAACGGGCAGATCTTTCGCTCACTGAGTTTGCTGAACAGGCTGATATTACGTTGCTGTTTCCATTTAATGACGCAATGGAAATAACTACGAATAAATTAGTCGGTCGCTATTCCATCGAACAAGCCGCACGGCTGTTAGTGGCGAATACCAACCTCAGTGTAAAGATTGACGAGAAAGGTCTGCTGACTATCACGACCCATCAGTCTCTTGAGGAGTTGGATTCAATGCACAATAAAAATAAACTCAGCGCTATTATCGGTATTGTCACCTCCATGGCAGGTGTACAGGCATTAGCGCAGGACACCACAGCCCCGCTTGGCGCAAACGACCAAGTCGAAGAATTAATGGTTACCGGTATTCGCGGCAGTTTGCAGCGCGCAATGGATGTTAAGCGCGCCGCAGGCGGTGTAGTGGATGCCATCTCATCGGAAGATATTGGTAAGTTTCCCGACACCAACGTCGCCGAATCTTTACAACGCATTACCGGTGTATCTATCGACCGTTCTGGCGGTGAAGGTCAATTAATTACCGTGCGCGGTTTTGGCCCGGAATTTAATACCGTGTTAATTAATGGTCGCCAAATGGCTACCGAAAATATGTCGCGCGCATTTAGTTTCGATACGGTTGCATCGGAATTGGTGAGCGGTTTGGAAGTACACAAAACGTCAACTGCCACCATGCAATCTGGCGGTGTTGGTTCAACCGTTAACGTAAAAACGGCGCGCCCATTTGCAATTGGCGATTTCAAAGTTGCTGGCAGTGTAAAAGCGGCAATGGAAGAGAACAGCGAAGAAACCACGCCACAAATTTCCGGTTTGGTAAGCAATGTATTTAACGATGGTCAATTCGGTGTACTGCTTGCTGTTTCCCATCAAGAGCGCGACACCCGTTTAAATCAGGCGCAAATGGACGGCTGGTTAGAAAACGTAGGCATCCCCACTGAAGAATTAAATGGCGGCGCAGGTGTTCCCGCAGGCACTACCATTTTTTCACCGCGCAATTACGATCACAAAGTCACCTTTGAAGAACGCACCCGTACCAACGCATCCTTGGTATTGCAATTTGCCGCATCGGATGATTTAACCATTACCACCGATGCTATTTATTCTGATTTTGATATTGAAACGAACGCGCTCTCTTATGGCCACTGGTTTACCGCGCCTAACATCACCGATGCCATTACTGATGAAAATGGCACAGTGACTGATTTGCGTCAGGAAGTGGGTTTGGCCACCGACATGCACGCGAAAAAATTTGATCGCCTCACCGAAACATCGCTGCTCGGCTTTAACGCTGACTGGCAAGTGAGCGATAAATTAAATTTAAATTTTGACGCAACCTATTCCAAAGCTGAGCGCGATGCCAATAACGGCGGTGGCGATCAATTGTCATTGATTGGTTACGCCAACCGTGTTCGCTTCCAGGTCGATGACGGCATACTTCCGGTAGCAAGCGAATTTGATACCGCCAGTCCCGACATTTTTTCCGGTCAACAGGAATTGGATGGCACTGCCTATCGCGATCCGAGCGCGCCAAATTATGTTGCACCTGCGGGCGTGGGTGATTTCCTCGACAAAGACAACAGCCGTGCCCACGTAATGTTGCGTCGCGGTTGGGCCGTTGAAGATGAAGTGAGCCAATTCAAAATGGACGGCACTTGGGATGAAGGCACAGACTCAGGTTTGGTAAAAGTTAAATTCGGCACCATGTTTTCTACCGAGAGCAAAGCACTTGATCGCTGGGACAACGAAGGTGTAGGCATTCACTGTACTTATTGCGGCTACCCCGACTCGCCGATTATTCCTGCCGATATGCAATATGTGTTTGATGCTGGTAGCGATTTCCTGAGCGATGTCAGTGGCAGTGGCCGTATGCCTACCCAATGGTTGGCACACGACGGGGAAGCGCAATTTGCGTATTTGGAAAGCACCAGTGGTCGCAATTTTGACGCCGTAAAACGCGATAACTCATTTGTGGTTGATGAAGACACTATCTCGTTTTATTTGGAATCTGAGTTTGCAGGCGATCTGGGCGGCATGCCAATTTCTGCGATTGGTGGCGTGCGGGTTGAATCCACAGATGTAAAAGTACGTGGTACCGAAGCACCAGTAACCGGCCTGCGCATTCTGGATGAAACCGAAATGCTCGCCGAATTTGGCACTGCGCAAGCAATTAGCGAAGACAGTAGCTACGATGCAATTCTGCCGAATATGAGCATCAAACTGGAAATCACCGATGACATGGTAGTGCGCGCTGCCGCTTCAAAAAGTTTGACGCGCCCTACACTCACAAGCATGGCGCCGGTAACCGTTATTACTACCACTCGCCAAGGTGGCAACCTGACCTCCACCAGTGGTAATGCTGCACTGGAACCCTTTGAGTCTGATAACTTCGACTTATCCTGGGAGTGGTATTACGACGATGCGAGTTATGTCTCCGCGGGTTATTTCAAAAAAGATGTAGCCAACTTTATTGTTAACTCGGTTGCCGATAAAACCTTCACCCTGCCCAACGGCAGCTTACTCACTGACCCTTCCACCGGTACCAATACCAATGCACCTGACGCGGGTGATTCAGTCGCGGTATTTAAAAATACCCTACCGAACAACGGCGAAAATGCCACCGTGGATGGTGTTGAGTTAGGTATTCAGCATACCTTCGGCGAAACCGGTTTTGGTGTGATGTTCAACACCACGTTGGTAGATAGCGATGCCGAGCTTGACCCTGCAGATGTGACTCAAGTGTTCGCACTGACCGGTTTGAGCGACTCAATGAACCTGGTGGGATTCTATGAACAAGGGCCGATCCAGATTCGTTTGGCCTACAACCAACGCGGTGATTTTGTGCAATCGCTCACCCAAAGTAACGGCAATGGCCCAACTATTGTTGAAGACTACGAGCAGTGGGACTTGAGTGCGAGTTACGACATCACCGATGAAATTACCGTATTTGTTGAAGGCATCAACCTGACCGAAGAATATGTGCACAAACGTGGTCGCTACGCCAATCAACTCTTGTTGGTTGAAGACAGTGGCCGTCGCTGGGCACTTGGTGTAAGAGCCAGCTTCTAA
- a CDS encoding DUF6445 family protein has product MHNLDWRDMHNQWQVQVHYLGQEKNPLLVIDQFATAPEQLIAEACNAPGFSAQASDFYPGLRKPVDPLYAQQSLALVAPLVKQHFLIAEPSRAELSLCAFSLTTTPADKLRPIQAVPHIDTPDPLQFAMVHYLCEEQFGGTSFYRHRSSGYETITEPRMADYFKTVKQELMAQNRREFDYINGDTELFQRIGQVPVKFNRCIVYRSNLLHSGDINPTLGLSANPREGRLTINSFFRFR; this is encoded by the coding sequence ATGCACAACTTGGATTGGCGTGATATGCACAACCAGTGGCAAGTGCAGGTTCATTATTTAGGGCAGGAAAAAAATCCGCTGCTGGTTATCGACCAGTTTGCCACTGCACCGGAACAGTTAATTGCTGAGGCCTGCAATGCGCCGGGTTTTAGTGCGCAGGCCAGCGATTTTTATCCCGGCTTGCGCAAACCGGTCGATCCGCTTTACGCACAACAAAGCCTTGCCTTGGTAGCACCGCTGGTAAAACAACATTTTTTAATTGCCGAACCCTCACGGGCCGAACTGAGCTTGTGTGCATTTTCACTCACCACCACACCCGCCGATAAATTGCGCCCCATTCAAGCCGTACCCCACATAGACACACCAGACCCACTGCAATTTGCGATGGTGCATTATTTATGCGAGGAACAATTTGGCGGCACCTCGTTTTACCGGCACCGTAGCAGTGGCTATGAAACCATTACCGAACCGCGCATGGCGGATTATTTCAAGACAGTAAAACAGGAATTGATGGCGCAGAACCGACGCGAATTTGATTACATCAATGGCGATACCGAACTTTTCCAACGCATTGGACAGGTGCCGGTAAAATTTAATCGCTGCATTGTTTATCGCAGCAATTTACTGCACTCGGGCGATATCAATCCAACACTGGGTTTAAGCGCAAACCCTCGCGAGGGGCGCCTGACCATTAACAGTTTTTTCCGTTTCCGTTAA
- a CDS encoding cellulase family glycosylhydrolase, producing the protein MKNLTTLKKSLVKKSSLALATSMLLASAMVAPAFAGWTVNGTQVLDPNGNSFVFRGVNHAHTWYTDRLNKSLSDIAATGANSVRVVLSNGTQWTRNNGADVTNVINQCKVNKLVCVLEVHDSTGFGESAAATHISRATEYWLSADIKAAITGQEDYVIVNIANEPFGNSTSAATYTADHITAIRALRAGGLTHMLMVDAANWGQDWQNAMRDNAPTILAADTLQNVVFSVHMYEVYNNAAIVQSYLNSFQTRGLAIVVGEFGAEHNGSNVAEEAILQYAQDMGIGYLGWSWSGNGSCCVPLDIVNNWNPASLSTWGNFLINSANGIKATAKLATHFGGTSSSSSVASSSSIAPSSSSAPSSSATSSSSSSSSIAGNETCNWYGNRYPICVTTASGWGWENQQSCVGRTSCAALPAPWGIEGSGTASSAPSSSAPSSAAPSSVPASSSSAAPSSIPASSSAASSSLANTGGVSCSYVVTNSWGSGFTGAIRVTNTGTASKSGWSASWQYSGNNRITSSWNTNLSGSNPYTATNVSWNGTIAAGQTVEIGFQGNTNGGSVEVPAVTCR; encoded by the coding sequence ATGAAAAACCTGACAACGCTCAAAAAATCTCTCGTTAAAAAATCTTCTCTGGCGCTAGCCACTTCAATGCTGCTGGCGTCCGCAATGGTCGCGCCGGCCTTTGCGGGCTGGACGGTAAATGGCACCCAGGTGCTGGACCCCAACGGCAATAGCTTTGTCTTTCGCGGGGTTAACCACGCCCATACCTGGTACACCGACCGTCTGAATAAATCGCTCAGTGATATCGCGGCGACTGGCGCCAACTCGGTGCGGGTAGTACTGAGCAATGGCACCCAGTGGACGCGCAATAACGGCGCCGATGTCACCAACGTCATCAACCAATGCAAGGTTAATAAACTGGTCTGTGTGCTGGAAGTGCATGACTCCACCGGCTTCGGCGAGAGCGCGGCTGCCACCCATATCAGCCGCGCCACCGAGTATTGGTTAAGTGCCGATATCAAAGCGGCGATTACCGGTCAGGAAGATTATGTGATTGTGAATATCGCCAACGAACCCTTTGGCAATAGCACTTCGGCGGCAACTTATACCGCCGACCATATCACCGCCATCCGTGCGCTGCGCGCGGGCGGCCTCACCCATATGTTGATGGTGGATGCCGCCAACTGGGGGCAGGATTGGCAAAACGCCATGCGCGACAACGCGCCCACCATTTTGGCGGCAGATACACTCCAAAATGTGGTTTTCTCTGTGCATATGTATGAGGTGTATAACAACGCGGCGATTGTGCAGAGCTATTTGAACAGCTTCCAAACCCGTGGCTTGGCGATTGTGGTGGGCGAGTTTGGCGCCGAGCATAACGGCAGCAATGTGGCGGAAGAGGCGATATTGCAATATGCGCAGGATATGGGCATAGGTTATTTGGGCTGGAGCTGGTCGGGCAATGGCAGCTGTTGCGTGCCGCTGGATATAGTCAACAACTGGAACCCGGCATCGCTCAGCACTTGGGGTAACTTCCTGATCAACAGTGCCAACGGCATTAAAGCCACCGCCAAACTAGCGACCCATTTCGGTGGCACCAGCAGCTCAAGCAGTGTTGCTAGTAGTTCGAGCATTGCGCCCAGCTCGTCTTCTGCGCCATCTTCCTCCGCGACAAGTTCATCCAGCAGTTCGAGTTCTATTGCTGGCAACGAAACCTGTAACTGGTACGGCAATCGCTATCCCATTTGTGTAACCACCGCGAGTGGGTGGGGTTGGGAGAATCAACAAAGTTGCGTCGGTCGCACCAGCTGTGCGGCATTGCCTGCACCTTGGGGCATCGAAGGTAGTGGCACGGCCAGTTCAGCACCGAGTAGCTCAGCCCCCAGCAGTGCAGCGCCGAGCTCCGTGCCAGCGTCCAGCAGCAGTGCGGCACCCAGCTCAATACCGGCATCGAGCAGCGCGGCGTCCAGCAGCCTTGCCAATACCGGCGGCGTGAGCTGCAGTTATGTGGTGACCAATTCCTGGGGTTCCGGTTTTACCGGTGCGATTCGGGTGACCAATACCGGCACCGCCAGCAAATCGGGCTGGAGCGCCAGCTGGCAGTATTCCGGCAACAACCGTATTACCAGCTCCTGGAATACCAACCTGAGTGGCAGTAACCCTTACACCGCCACCAATGTGAGCTGGAATGGCACTATCGCCGCCGGGCAAACCGTGGAGATTGGTTTTCAGGGCAATACCAACGGTGGCAGCGTGGAAGTGCCGGCAGTAACCTGTCGTTAA